From a single Drosophila sulfurigaster albostrigata strain 15112-1811.04 chromosome 3, ASM2355843v2, whole genome shotgun sequence genomic region:
- the LOC133840817 gene encoding anion exchange protein 2 isoform X2 — protein sequence MSFSSASGRENNVRKLSFLGFNTKKKSGNEDPDEVLLDSEMDKVFAGSNPRKDKFDVNTFQDNSQLPIGSRKKSSVRTNDLNIEEDSEYESQTEPLNNAQNYDDIPEDFPLVSERAGHGDHSDNSADEKHVQFGDAKKKIVITPPSLSYDEQPTDQSHERKRRKSRHQYYRQRKFSHQDSVEPKKTIEENGDAGARRISVQPEDTALETNGQMPQATQEADLNELRSHRSDDPRALRRHKIHHSSIKLRELPQITISPFTNKKPEVDHSPHEIFVQLDELTGVGEDREWKETARWIKYEEDVEEGSDRWGKPHVASLSFHSLLNLRRCLETGVVLLDLNEKDLPAVAYRVVEQMVVEDLIDINDKPSVMRSLLLRHRHVNEHQGVLPFTKRKYNSYTSLQLLWMGAEATQQLQQQQQQQQQQQQQQQQHQQLHQLQRTQLPKTRRSICVTSSAPPAAMLNLGAIDHRRHSTTSYLGNLSGTTDDKKIKIMPASEIGGSKRSNELKIDMKDDLCSSSQEDLKKLQNDTILRRIPAGAEATTVLVGAVEFLEQPTIAFVRLSEGVLMPTLTEVPVPVRFMFVLLGPRNFDLDYHEVGRSISTLMANEHFHAIAYKADDRRDLLSAINEFLDDSIVLPPGNWDRHDLLPFDELKAKKDWIRTRKIKALQVKRDSEMIKIGRDEEKSLLEKQALGAITGGPGAPGGDGDDDGGDGKKKTPSPMDKTHRLWGGLRNDLKRRMPMYVSDILDGLNTETLAATIFMYFACLSTAITFGGLASAKTESWIGISETLIACSLVGIVFHCLSCQPLVIIGTTGPLLLFDEALMVFCTANHINFLELRVYVGVWLIIIALCVSAFEGSVYVRLLTRFTQEIFSALITLIYIMETMMKLVSIYQMNPLLSDYNLPPPTLVEHHNAAGFNETTEVNMTTVAPPTNKLPINQPNTALFCTILTLATFVVAYYLKLFRNSHFLGRNARRALGDFGVPISIAIFVLIDYLVPSVYTEKLVVPEGLTPSAASKRGWFIGFSGNFEAWIPFACVVPALLVYILIFMESQISELIVDKPERGLKKGSGLHWDIVLLCLLNTFCGLFGMPWHCAATVRSVTHVSSVTIMSRTHAPGESPRIIDVKEQRLSGFFVCVMIGLSVLMSPLLRLIPMAVLFGVFLYMGIASMSGVQLFERIRLYFMPVKHYPPTEYVKRVRPWKLHLFTTIQVICLAVLWTVKSSKFSLAFPFFLILMVPIRHWLGSLYKPEELQALDGSEVRNDEDEPDFYEQTTIPA from the exons TCTGGCAATGAAGATCCCGATGAAGTGCTTTTGGACTCGGAAATGGATAAAGTCTTTGCCGGCTCAAATCCGCGCAAAGACAAATTCGATGTGAACACGTTCCAGGATAACAGCCAGCTGCCCATTGGATCACGCAAAAAGAGCAGTG TACGCACAAATGACCTCAACATTGAGGAGGACTCGGAATACGAGAGCCAAACGGAGCCATTGAATAATGCACAAAACTATGATGATATACCAGAAGATTTCCCATTAGTCTCGGAGCGTGCTGGACACGGCGATCACTCGGATAATTCCGCTGATGAAAAGCACGTGCAATTCGGTGatgccaaaaagaaaattgtcaTCACACCGCCCAGTCTGAGCTATGATGAACAGCCCACGGATCAATCGCACGAACGTAAACGCAGAAAAAG CCGCCATCAGTATTATAGACAACGTAAATTCTCACATCAGGACAGCGTGGAACCCAAAAAGACAATCGAGGAGAACGGTGATGCAGGTGCGCGTAGGATCTCTGTGCAGCCTGAGGACACGGCATTGGAG ACAAATGGCCAAATGCCACAGGCTACACAG GAAGCTGATCTCAATGAGCTGAGATCACATCGTTCGGATGATCCTCGCGCTCTGCGACGCCACAAGATTCATCATTCATCCATCAAGCTGCGAGAGTTGCCGCAAATCACAATTTCGCCGTTCACCAACAAGAAGCCCGAAGTCGATCACAGTCCCCATGAG ATCTTTGTGCAACTCGATGAACTCACGGGAGTGGGCGAGGATCGCGAGTGGAAGGAAACAGCTCGTTGGATCAAGTATGAGGAGGATGTCGAGGAGGGCTCCGATCGCTGGGGCAAACCGCATGTTGCCTCTCTCTCATTCCACTCGCTGCTCAATTTGCGTCGCTGCCTGGAAACGGGCGTTGTCCTGTTGGACCTCAACGAGAAGGATCTGCCCGCCGTTGCCTATCGCGTCGTCGAGCAG ATGGTCGTCGAGGATCTCATCGACATCAATGACAAGCCGTCGGTTATGCGATCGCTTCTGTTGCGCCACCGCCACGTGAACGAGCATCAAGGAGTGCTGCCATTCACGAAGCGTAAATACAACAGCTACACCAGCCTGCAG CTACTTTGGATGGGCGCCGAGGCGActcaacaactacaacaacaacagcaacagcagcaacaacagcaacaacagcaacaacaacatcagcagctaCATCAACTACAACGAACGCAGCTGCCGAAGACGAGACGCAGCATCTGCGTCACTTCCAGTGCCCCGCCGGCAGCGATGCTCAATCTGGGTGCCATCGATCATCGGCGACACTCGACGACCTCGTATCTGGGT AACCTCTCGGGCACCACGGATGACAAGAAGATCAAGATTATGCCGGCCAGTGAAATTGGCGGCAGCAAGCGCAGCAATGAGCTGAAGATCGACATGAAGGATGATCTCTGCTCATCCTCGCAGGAGGATCTCAAGAAGCTGCAAAACGACACCATTCTCCGGCGCATTCCCGCTGGCGCTGAGGCCACCACAGTTTTG GTGGGTGCCGTTGAGTTCCTGGAACAGCCCACCATTGCCTTTGTGCGTCTGTCGGAGGGTGTGCTCATGCCCACATTGACCGAGGTGCCCGTCCCGGTGCGCTTCATGTTTGTGCTGCTTGGACCACGCAACTTTGATTTGGACTATCATGAAGTGGGTCGCTCCATCTCGACGCTGATGGCCAACGAGCATTTCCATGCCATTGCCTACAAGGCCGACGATCGTCGTGATCTGCTCTCGGCCATCAATGAGTTCTTGGATGATTCCATTGTGTTGCCTCCGGGTAATTGGGATCGCCACGATCTGCTGCCCTTCGACGAGCTGAAGGCCAAGAAAGACTGGATTCGCACGCGCAAAATCAAGGCGCTGCAAGTGAAACGCGACAGCGAAATGATCAAGATCGGACGTGACGAGGAGAAGTCGCTGCTGGAGAAACAGGCACTGGGTGCTATCACAGGAGGACCCGGAGCACCGGGAGGCGATGGCGACGATGATGGGGGGGATGGCAAAAAGAAGACACCGAGTCCCATGGACAAGACGCATCGACTGTGGGGCGGTCTGAGGAATGACCTCAAGCGACGCATGCCCATGTACGTAAGCGACATACTCGATGGCCTCAACACCGAGACGCTGGCAGCGACCATCTTCATGTACTTTGCCTGCCTCTCCACGGCGATCACTTTCGGTGGTTTGGCTTCGGCGAAGACCGAGAGTTGGATTGGCATCTCAGAGACGTTGATTGCCTGCTCTTTGGTCGGCATTGTGTTCCACTGTCTGTCGTGTCAGCCTCTTGTTATCATCGGCACCACGGGACCTTTGCTGCTCTTTGATGAGGCTCTTATGGTCTTTTGCACTGCGAACCATATTAATTTCCTCGAGTTACGTGTTTATGTCGGCGTCTGGTTGATCATTATTGCGCTTTGTGTCTCTGCGTTTGAGGGCAGCGTCTATGTCCGTTTACTGACGCGTTTCACGCAGGAAATCTTCTCCGCACTGATCACACTCATCTACATTATGGAGACCATGATGAAGCTGGTTTCGATCTACCAAATGAATCCGCTGCTCTCCGATTACAATCTGCCTCCCCCAACACTTGTGGAACATCACAATGCAGCTGGTTTCAATGAAACTACCGAAGTGAACATGACAACTGTGGCGCCACCAACGAACAAGTTGCCCATCAATCAACCGAATACCGCCCTCTTCTGCACCATACTCACCTTGGCCACCTTTGTGGTCGCCTACTACCTGAAACTGTTTCGCAATTCACACTTTTTGGGCCGCAATGCGCGACGCGCTCTCGGAGACTTTGGAGTGCCCATCTCGATTGCCATCTTTGTGCTGATCGATTATCTGGTGCCATCGGTTTACACTGAGAAGTTGGTGGTACCTGAAGGTTTGACGCCCAGCGCTGCCTCCAAACGTGGCTGGTTTATTGGCTTCAGCGGCAACTTCGAAGCTTGGATTCCTTTTGCTTGTGTTGTGCCCGCTTTGCTTGTATACATTCTCATCTTCATGGAGTCGCAGATCTCTGAGCTGATTGTGGACAAACCGGAGCGTGGCCTCAAGAAGGGTTCGGGACTGCATTGGGACATTGTTTTATTGTGTCTGTTGAACACGTTCTGCGGCCTCTTTGGCATGCCTTGGCATTGTGCAGCCACCGTGAGATCCGTGACACACGTCTCCTCAGTCACCATAATGTCACG CACACATGCTCCTGGTGAATCCCCGCGCATCATCGACGTGAAGGAGCAACGTTTGTCGGGCTTCTTTGTCTGCGTCATGATTGGCTTATCGGTGCTAATGTCGCCGCTGTTGCGTCTCATTCCCATGGCTGTGCTCTTTGGTGTCTTTCTCTACATGGGCATCGCTTCGATGAGTGGCGTGCAGCTCTTTGAACG CATAAGACTTTACTTCATGCCTGTGAAGCATTATCCGCCCACGGAGTATGTGAAGCGTGTGCGTCCCTGGAAACTGCATCTGTTCACCACCATTCAAGTGATTTGCCTCGCTGTGCTGTGGACGGTGAAGTCGTCCAAGTTCTCGCTGGCCTTTCCCTTCTTCCTTATTCTAATGGTGCCCATCAGACATTGGTTGGGTTCGCTCTACAAGCCCGAGGAGTTGCAGGCG CTGGATGGCAGCGAGGTGCGCAACGATGAGGATGAGCCAGATTTCTATGAGCAGACCACCATCCCAGCCTAG
- the LOC133840817 gene encoding anion exchange protein 3 isoform X4, with protein sequence MSFSSASGRENNVRKLSFLGFNTKKKSGNEDPDEVLLDSEMDKVFAGSNPRKDKFDVNTFQDNSQLPIGSRKKSSVRTNDLNIEEDSEYESQTEPLNNAQNYDDIPEDFPLVSERAGHGDHSDNSADEKHVQFGDAKKKIVITPPSLSYDEQPTDQSHERKRRKSRHQYYRQRKFSHQDSVEPKKTIEENGDAGARRISVQPEDTALEEADLNELRSHRSDDPRALRRHKIHHSSIKLRELPQITISPFTNKKPEVDHSPHEIFVQLDELTGVGEDREWKETARWIKYEEDVEEGSDRWGKPHVASLSFHSLLNLRRCLETGVVLLDLNEKDLPAVAYRVVEQMVVEDLIDINDKPSVMRSLLLRHRHVNEHQGVLPFTKRKYNSYTSLQLLWMGAEATQQLQQQQQQQQQQQQQQQQHQQLHQLQRTQLPKTRRSICVTSSAPPAAMLNLGAIDHRRHSTTSYLGNLSGTTDDKKIKIMPASEIGGSKRSNELKIDMKDDLCSSSQEDLKKLQNDTILRRIPAGAEATTVLVGAVEFLEQPTIAFVRLSEGVLMPTLTEVPVPVRFMFVLLGPRNFDLDYHEVGRSISTLMANEHFHAIAYKADDRRDLLSAINEFLDDSIVLPPGNWDRHDLLPFDELKAKKDWIRTRKIKALQVKRDSEMIKIGRDEEKSLLEKQALGAITGGPGAPGGDGDDDGGDGKKKTPSPMDKTHRLWGGLRNDLKRRMPMYVSDILDGLNTETLAATIFMYFACLSTAITFGGLASAKTESWIGISETLIACSLVGIVFHCLSCQPLVIIGTTGPLLLFDEALMVFCTANHINFLELRVYVGVWLIIIALCVSAFEGSVYVRLLTRFTQEIFSALITLIYIMETMMKLVSIYQMNPLLSDYNLPPPTLVEHHNAAGFNETTEVNMTTVAPPTNKLPINQPNTALFCTILTLATFVVAYYLKLFRNSHFLGRNARRALGDFGVPISIAIFVLIDYLVPSVYTEKLVVPEGLTPSAASKRGWFIGFSGNFEAWIPFACVVPALLVYILIFMESQISELIVDKPERGLKKGSGLHWDIVLLCLLNTFCGLFGMPWHCAATVRSVTHVSSVTIMSRTHAPGESPRIIDVKEQRLSGFFVCVMIGLSVLMSPLLRLIPMAVLFGVFLYMGIASMSGVQLFERIRLYFMPVKHYPPTEYVKRVRPWKLHLFTTIQVICLAVLWTVKSSKFSLAFPFFLILMVPIRHWLGSLYKPEELQALDGSEVRNDEDEPDFYEQTTIPA encoded by the exons TCTGGCAATGAAGATCCCGATGAAGTGCTTTTGGACTCGGAAATGGATAAAGTCTTTGCCGGCTCAAATCCGCGCAAAGACAAATTCGATGTGAACACGTTCCAGGATAACAGCCAGCTGCCCATTGGATCACGCAAAAAGAGCAGTG TACGCACAAATGACCTCAACATTGAGGAGGACTCGGAATACGAGAGCCAAACGGAGCCATTGAATAATGCACAAAACTATGATGATATACCAGAAGATTTCCCATTAGTCTCGGAGCGTGCTGGACACGGCGATCACTCGGATAATTCCGCTGATGAAAAGCACGTGCAATTCGGTGatgccaaaaagaaaattgtcaTCACACCGCCCAGTCTGAGCTATGATGAACAGCCCACGGATCAATCGCACGAACGTAAACGCAGAAAAAG CCGCCATCAGTATTATAGACAACGTAAATTCTCACATCAGGACAGCGTGGAACCCAAAAAGACAATCGAGGAGAACGGTGATGCAGGTGCGCGTAGGATCTCTGTGCAGCCTGAGGACACGGCATTGGAG GAAGCTGATCTCAATGAGCTGAGATCACATCGTTCGGATGATCCTCGCGCTCTGCGACGCCACAAGATTCATCATTCATCCATCAAGCTGCGAGAGTTGCCGCAAATCACAATTTCGCCGTTCACCAACAAGAAGCCCGAAGTCGATCACAGTCCCCATGAG ATCTTTGTGCAACTCGATGAACTCACGGGAGTGGGCGAGGATCGCGAGTGGAAGGAAACAGCTCGTTGGATCAAGTATGAGGAGGATGTCGAGGAGGGCTCCGATCGCTGGGGCAAACCGCATGTTGCCTCTCTCTCATTCCACTCGCTGCTCAATTTGCGTCGCTGCCTGGAAACGGGCGTTGTCCTGTTGGACCTCAACGAGAAGGATCTGCCCGCCGTTGCCTATCGCGTCGTCGAGCAG ATGGTCGTCGAGGATCTCATCGACATCAATGACAAGCCGTCGGTTATGCGATCGCTTCTGTTGCGCCACCGCCACGTGAACGAGCATCAAGGAGTGCTGCCATTCACGAAGCGTAAATACAACAGCTACACCAGCCTGCAG CTACTTTGGATGGGCGCCGAGGCGActcaacaactacaacaacaacagcaacagcagcaacaacagcaacaacagcaacaacaacatcagcagctaCATCAACTACAACGAACGCAGCTGCCGAAGACGAGACGCAGCATCTGCGTCACTTCCAGTGCCCCGCCGGCAGCGATGCTCAATCTGGGTGCCATCGATCATCGGCGACACTCGACGACCTCGTATCTGGGT AACCTCTCGGGCACCACGGATGACAAGAAGATCAAGATTATGCCGGCCAGTGAAATTGGCGGCAGCAAGCGCAGCAATGAGCTGAAGATCGACATGAAGGATGATCTCTGCTCATCCTCGCAGGAGGATCTCAAGAAGCTGCAAAACGACACCATTCTCCGGCGCATTCCCGCTGGCGCTGAGGCCACCACAGTTTTG GTGGGTGCCGTTGAGTTCCTGGAACAGCCCACCATTGCCTTTGTGCGTCTGTCGGAGGGTGTGCTCATGCCCACATTGACCGAGGTGCCCGTCCCGGTGCGCTTCATGTTTGTGCTGCTTGGACCACGCAACTTTGATTTGGACTATCATGAAGTGGGTCGCTCCATCTCGACGCTGATGGCCAACGAGCATTTCCATGCCATTGCCTACAAGGCCGACGATCGTCGTGATCTGCTCTCGGCCATCAATGAGTTCTTGGATGATTCCATTGTGTTGCCTCCGGGTAATTGGGATCGCCACGATCTGCTGCCCTTCGACGAGCTGAAGGCCAAGAAAGACTGGATTCGCACGCGCAAAATCAAGGCGCTGCAAGTGAAACGCGACAGCGAAATGATCAAGATCGGACGTGACGAGGAGAAGTCGCTGCTGGAGAAACAGGCACTGGGTGCTATCACAGGAGGACCCGGAGCACCGGGAGGCGATGGCGACGATGATGGGGGGGATGGCAAAAAGAAGACACCGAGTCCCATGGACAAGACGCATCGACTGTGGGGCGGTCTGAGGAATGACCTCAAGCGACGCATGCCCATGTACGTAAGCGACATACTCGATGGCCTCAACACCGAGACGCTGGCAGCGACCATCTTCATGTACTTTGCCTGCCTCTCCACGGCGATCACTTTCGGTGGTTTGGCTTCGGCGAAGACCGAGAGTTGGATTGGCATCTCAGAGACGTTGATTGCCTGCTCTTTGGTCGGCATTGTGTTCCACTGTCTGTCGTGTCAGCCTCTTGTTATCATCGGCACCACGGGACCTTTGCTGCTCTTTGATGAGGCTCTTATGGTCTTTTGCACTGCGAACCATATTAATTTCCTCGAGTTACGTGTTTATGTCGGCGTCTGGTTGATCATTATTGCGCTTTGTGTCTCTGCGTTTGAGGGCAGCGTCTATGTCCGTTTACTGACGCGTTTCACGCAGGAAATCTTCTCCGCACTGATCACACTCATCTACATTATGGAGACCATGATGAAGCTGGTTTCGATCTACCAAATGAATCCGCTGCTCTCCGATTACAATCTGCCTCCCCCAACACTTGTGGAACATCACAATGCAGCTGGTTTCAATGAAACTACCGAAGTGAACATGACAACTGTGGCGCCACCAACGAACAAGTTGCCCATCAATCAACCGAATACCGCCCTCTTCTGCACCATACTCACCTTGGCCACCTTTGTGGTCGCCTACTACCTGAAACTGTTTCGCAATTCACACTTTTTGGGCCGCAATGCGCGACGCGCTCTCGGAGACTTTGGAGTGCCCATCTCGATTGCCATCTTTGTGCTGATCGATTATCTGGTGCCATCGGTTTACACTGAGAAGTTGGTGGTACCTGAAGGTTTGACGCCCAGCGCTGCCTCCAAACGTGGCTGGTTTATTGGCTTCAGCGGCAACTTCGAAGCTTGGATTCCTTTTGCTTGTGTTGTGCCCGCTTTGCTTGTATACATTCTCATCTTCATGGAGTCGCAGATCTCTGAGCTGATTGTGGACAAACCGGAGCGTGGCCTCAAGAAGGGTTCGGGACTGCATTGGGACATTGTTTTATTGTGTCTGTTGAACACGTTCTGCGGCCTCTTTGGCATGCCTTGGCATTGTGCAGCCACCGTGAGATCCGTGACACACGTCTCCTCAGTCACCATAATGTCACG CACACATGCTCCTGGTGAATCCCCGCGCATCATCGACGTGAAGGAGCAACGTTTGTCGGGCTTCTTTGTCTGCGTCATGATTGGCTTATCGGTGCTAATGTCGCCGCTGTTGCGTCTCATTCCCATGGCTGTGCTCTTTGGTGTCTTTCTCTACATGGGCATCGCTTCGATGAGTGGCGTGCAGCTCTTTGAACG CATAAGACTTTACTTCATGCCTGTGAAGCATTATCCGCCCACGGAGTATGTGAAGCGTGTGCGTCCCTGGAAACTGCATCTGTTCACCACCATTCAAGTGATTTGCCTCGCTGTGCTGTGGACGGTGAAGTCGTCCAAGTTCTCGCTGGCCTTTCCCTTCTTCCTTATTCTAATGGTGCCCATCAGACATTGGTTGGGTTCGCTCTACAAGCCCGAGGAGTTGCAGGCG CTGGATGGCAGCGAGGTGCGCAACGATGAGGATGAGCCAGATTTCTATGAGCAGACCACCATCCCAGCCTAG